GAAACGCCCGCCAACGTCGTTGTCCGGACAGCCGCCAAGCGTGCGGGCAAGATCGCGATAGTCTGAATCGATCTCACCCTCGCTCGTCAGCTCCCAACGGCTCGCGTGAATGAGCGCGAGCCCGCTGAGGCTGCCCTCGCCCAGGAAATCCTCGGGTTGGGCGATGCGATGATCGCACGCGGACAGCCTGAAGCCGGTCGCACGCGTGATGGTGTCGATCCAGGGCTCGACTTGCACCTGCTTGAGCGGACCGTACGTGAAGCGATGCGCGGTTGGTGTCGCGCCCGTGCTCGATTGCAGGTACACTTGCGAGGTGGCTACCGCGTAATGCAGGGCGCGTAGGTCGCCGTTGTGCTCGATCAGATAGCGTGCCAGCTCCTGGCGAACCGAAGGCGCGTCGATACCGAGATCGTAGCCGAGGTATTGGCTAAGAACCCGGCCGACCGCCTGCTCCCAAAAGGTGCTCTGACTGGCGAGAATGCGGCCCGGGAGCTGCAGCGCCTCCCATTCGGAAGGACGCAGCAGTCCGCTCCACATGCGACCTTCTTCGTCGGCCCTGAGATCGGGCACCAGCGTGAGCTCGTTGAAGCCCCACAGCGTGCTCGTGCACTGACCGGCGGCGCCGGGATCCGATTCCCCTTTCGGGGGCAGGCAGCGATAGCGAATGAACGCGTCCGGCAGCCGCTGGAGCAAGACCGGGTGGTCGTAGTAACCACTATCCCAGAGCGTGTACAGGCGCGCCAGGTCGCTGCGTTCGTTCGAGTAGGGAGGCCGGCCCATGAACAGGCTGAAGACAGCTTCGGCGCGATCCGCCGCGCTGTCGTAGCGGCGTGTCACGACCGGATGCGCGCTCACGACGGCTGCAAACTGGTCGTAGGAAACGAGCCCCCGATACAGCTTGCCAACCAGATCGTCCATGTCGAAGATGCGTTCCACGCTTATGCTCTCGTTGTGGTAGCGCAGCAGGTCCGCCCAGCGTCGCTGACCGAGCTCGACAAACTCTTTCTTGGCCAGCAGCTCGTCCACGACCTGACCCCAGGGCCTGCCTGCGCATGTCAGCTCGGCCTCGCCAAGGGGCGGCAGGTAGCCCACCAGGTCGGCGAACAGCCGCCTGCATGCCTCGTGCATGAACACGGGTCGGGTGTCGAGACCCACTCCCCACAGGCTCGGGCACAGGCCCCGGTCAACCGGATTGTCGAGCCCCAGAGATGCGCAGTAGGTTCTGCAGGCAGCGTCGCAGTGAGGGCTCGCCCCCGTTGGCGGCCGCGCGACAGCGGCTGGTAAGGTGTCGACGCTTCCCGAGCCCGCAAAACGACCGTCCGTAACGGGCGGCCCGTTGCCCACCAACTGCCCTGGACCGCGTGCGGGATGGGTCGAGTCGAACGCGAGCTGGGGTTGACCGCATCCGGCGGCGCTCAGGAGCACGAGCAAGCCGAAGTACGCGAATCCGCGCCAACGCGCTGCTCGTGCGATCCGACACCCGCAAACGTAGGATCTCCTGCTCGTCGATGACGCTACCATGGTCGCCACGCGTAAAGCCCGCGCTACAGAGCCGCCTCCAGAGCAACGAACAAGCTCAGGCGAGTGAGGTTCGCGTGGCGCTTCCTATCGAAGTCGACGCTGCCCACCTGCTCGCTGATCCGGAACAACGCGACCTGCGCCCACTGCATTGCGACACCGGCCCGCAGCGCGACGCGCCGGCTGAAGCGATAGCGCCCGGCGAGCTGCGGCCCCGCAAAATAGCCCAGTCGGGGCAGGTTCCATGCCCCGACGCCCTGGCGCTGCAGGGCCTTGATCTCCTCCTCGAAGCTGCCTCCAGGTAGCAGCACCACGAGCCCCGCCTGCGCACCCAACACGAGGTCGAGCTGCCCGTGAAGCTCGAGCGCGTAGTCGAGCTGCCCGATCAGATCGAACATCGGACCGAGCTGCAGGACTTCCGGCTCCTCCTTGCGGTCGTCCTTGCGCGTGTACTCGTAGCTTCCCAGGTACCGGATGCCGGCGCCTACGCGAACGCGCGGGACCCACGGGACCAGCACCCACAAGGACGGAGCGAGCAGCCCTTGTCCGGCGAAGTCGTACTCGTGCTCCTCGACCAGGATGCTGCGTCGCTCGCGACCGTGCATCGACCCCTGGTCGGAGTAGAGCTCGAGCCCGGCAACCAGAACCCAGGGGGCGACCTGCCCGGCACCGCGCTGCTGCGCGGCGGTTCGTTGCTGCGCGGCTGTGGTCCGCCGTTGGGCCTCGGCCTTGAGAGGCAGGCACAGCACGGCCGCAGCCACCAACAGCTCGACGGCACGTATGCGAGCCCCGGTCACGACTCCAGTCCTATCGGCCCCGAGCCGGGACAACTTGACCCCTTGTTGCGGATGGGATCGGTCACGCTCTGTGCGGCTGAGGCCACCCGGTGAAGGTCTTGCGCGCTTGCGCGCCGGCCTCGGCTGGGCTAGGAGCCCGTCGCAGGAGTCCTGGATGGTCGGGGCCTGCAGCGGGGGTACTAGAGCGGCACCAGACGCGCGGGCGGCCAAGCGGACTGCTGGACCCGGAGGGACGCGGTGAGACCGGGAGCAAGCTCGGCGGGTTACGATGCAGGCTGGCGCTCTTCCGGCGGCGCCCCATGCCTCGTCCAGGATGCTCGCATCGGGAAATCGCTAGCCGCCGCCCTGGGTGCGCTATTGTCTGTCGCCGTCTTTGGCCCGGGCTGCGGCAACACCCGCTCAGGCCGGCGCCTGTCGGAAGAAGAGCTCAAGACGGCAGTGTCCAGCCACAACCGCAGGGCCGAACGCAGTCAGCAGGTGGAATGCAGACGCATCGCGATCACCGGCAGCCGAATCAAGAAAAGGGTCTGCCAAACCGTTGGTGACCGAGAGCACCGCAGCGACCGCGATCAAGAGGAGATGCGCCGCTTACAGCGCTTCCGGCCTTCCGACCCCGGCTGAGGTCGGAGCGGCATCGACCTCGGCCGCCAAGCCGTGAGCGTAGGCCGCTTTCACCAAAGCGTGGGCGGCGGTAGGGCTCGTGACAAAATAGAAGAGCCCGATCAACGCCAGCTTCAAGCTGGGCTCGCTCAGGCCGCTTTGCAGCATCAACCCCAAAAGCACGAGTACCGTGCACAACGTATCGGTCATGCCCGCCGCATGCATGCGCGAGTAGAAGTCCGGAAAACGAAGCACTCCGGCGCCGCCCAGAAGTCCGACAGCTACCCCTCCCAGCAGCAGGCAGCCGCTCACGGTATCGATGGCCAGGCTCATGACGTGCCGCCCCTGCCTGCTGGCAACTTGGCGCTACCTTCCAGCCAGCTCACCATGCGATCCATCGCGCCCGTTTGGAGCCCCTCCGCGGCGTTTGTCGTGACCGCATGCACCAGCAGCTCACCGTCACGCAAATCCAATGTCACGGTGCCGGGCGTGAGCGTGATCGAGTTGGCGTAGATCACGTAGCCGAGCTCGGATCGCTGGCTCGCCTTGACCCGGATCAGCCGGCGGCGAAGCAACGAAGGATCGAGCACGGCCCTGGCGACATCGATATTCGCTATGACCACCTGCCAAAGCAGCCAGGGCGCGTACAGGAGCGATCTCCAGCTCACTTGGTAGGGTGGATTCTCGTCGTCGATCAGCCGCATCCTCAGGGCCAACAGGACCACCGCCAGCGACGAGGCGATCCCCGAGCCCAGAATGAAGCGGTGATCCAGGCTGTAGTGCCCCGACCACGTCACCCAGCAGATGATCAAAAGCACCCACGTGCCCCAAGCGCGCAACAGCATGGGCCGTACTCTGGCACCGCTCGCGAACCCCTGCAACGGTCGGCGCTGCGGCAACGGTTCGCTCAGCCTGCGATTTGTTCGGCTAGCTCGCACCAAGGCTTGAAACCAAGGCTCGAAGCTAGAGCTGGATGCCTAGATCGCGCAGCTGAGCCACGATGACTTCGGCCCAACCTTGGTTGGCCTTGGGACTGGCGGGGCTCGGGTGCAGGATCGTGCCCACGCTCACGTCCAGGCCGCGCAGCGCCTCCCTGGCGCGGCGTTCGGCAAAGCCGCCCACGCCGATCACCCATTGCGGCGAAAGCAGCTCGATGGAAGCTCTGAGCGCTCGATCGCACGACGCAAACAGGCAGCCACGCTCGCGGGCCGGCAACCGGTCGGGCGTGTGGTTGGCCCCGCTGTCGCGCACAAACGAAAGCGGACAGTAGTTGGCCACGAAGAAACGGGAGAAGAAGCGCTCTGGGGTGCCGAAATGGGCATGGGCCCAGCCCCAGAGCCGTTGGCCGCTGACCTCGCGGCGCGCGCAAGCGAAACCCATGATGGGTCGTTTCGGATGCACGCGAGCCGGTTGCGCGACGGTTACGTCGATC
This genomic window from Pseudomonadota bacterium contains:
- a CDS encoding DUF1549 domain-containing protein translates to MVASSTSRRSYVCGCRIARAARWRGFAYFGLLVLLSAAGCGQPQLAFDSTHPARGPGQLVGNGPPVTDGRFAGSGSVDTLPAAVARPPTGASPHCDAACRTYCASLGLDNPVDRGLCPSLWGVGLDTRPVFMHEACRRLFADLVGYLPPLGEAELTCAGRPWGQVVDELLAKKEFVELGQRRWADLLRYHNESISVERIFDMDDLVGKLYRGLVSYDQFAAVVSAHPVVTRRYDSAADRAEAVFSLFMGRPPYSNERSDLARLYTLWDSGYYDHPVLLQRLPDAFIRYRCLPPKGESDPGAAGQCTSTLWGFNELTLVPDLRADEEGRMWSGLLRPSEWEALQLPGRILASQSTFWEQAVGRVLSQYLGYDLGIDAPSVRQELARYLIEHNGDLRALHYAVATSQVYLQSSTGATPTAHRFTYGPLKQVQVEPWIDTITRATGFRLSACDHRIAQPEDFLGEGSLSGLALIHASRWELTSEGEIDSDYRDLARTLGGCPDNDVGGRFKTISILTTAIQESFVEQVCDPLLVPEQGAAEQGAAEQGAELTRLLPAGIEPQSALDAATSERIFSHQLELFFGRPAAPHELAWARAGADACLPKPCTAEMYARPVCYALLSSGEMLFY
- the mnhG gene encoding monovalent cation/H(+) antiporter subunit G; translated protein: MSLAIDTVSGCLLLGGVAVGLLGGAGVLRFPDFYSRMHAAGMTDTLCTVLVLLGLMLQSGLSEPSLKLALIGLFYFVTSPTAAHALVKAAYAHGLAAEVDAAPTSAGVGRPEAL
- a CDS encoding Na+/H+ antiporter subunit E, yielding MLLRAWGTWVLLIICWVTWSGHYSLDHRFILGSGIASSLAVVLLALRMRLIDDENPPYQVSWRSLLYAPWLLWQVVIANIDVARAVLDPSLLRRRLIRVKASQRSELGYVIYANSITLTPGTVTLDLRDGELLVHAVTTNAAEGLQTGAMDRMVSWLEGSAKLPAGRGGTS
- a CDS encoding single-stranded DNA-binding protein — its product is PPVQFVYNPLGYARAAHELYLTRYGAGAKQVVLVGMNPGPWGMAQTGVPFGEVVLVRDWLGIDVTVAQPARVHPKRPIMGFACARREVSGQRLWGWAHAHFGTPERFFSRFFVANYCPLSFVRDSGANHTPDRLPARERGCLFASCDRALRASIELLSPQWVIGVGGFAERRAREALRGLDVSVGTILHPSPASPKANQGWAEVIVAQLRDLGIQL